A single Methanolobus sp. ZRKC5 DNA region contains:
- a CDS encoding citrate/2-methylcitrate synthase: MEKMKKGLEGVIALDTKISFIDGIQGILKYRGIKIEDLVDLSYDTVSYLLINGNVPNENELFEYSQELKKNRHINGKQIEVLKEFDFGIEALDGLRTAISCTAHFDLENNHHSTDANKNKSIRLVAKFPTIVAALHRASYGEKPIEPNEELSHGANFLYMLTGKIPTELEAEAMEKDLILSAEHELNPSTFALRIAASTLSDLYSAVICGLCTLKGPLHGGARKGVMDMLDEVGSIENAQSYVLEKLENKEKIMGFGHRVYKTYDPRARIYKDVAKRLAIENGDSSWFDMAERIEHILYHEFIELRGKTIYPNVDFYSAVVYKYLDIPAELATSIFAIGRVSGWMAHCMEQYADNKVIRPRANFV, encoded by the coding sequence ATGGAAAAGATGAAAAAAGGCCTGGAAGGCGTAATAGCTTTGGATACCAAAATATCCTTTATTGATGGTATTCAGGGAATTCTGAAGTACAGGGGGATTAAAATAGAGGATTTGGTAGATCTCTCTTATGATACAGTTTCCTATTTACTGATCAATGGAAATGTCCCCAATGAAAACGAGTTATTCGAATATTCCCAGGAACTTAAAAAAAACCGCCATATCAATGGAAAACAAATAGAAGTACTCAAGGAATTTGATTTCGGAATTGAGGCTCTTGACGGTTTGAGGACTGCGATTTCCTGTACAGCTCACTTTGATCTTGAGAATAATCATCATTCAACTGATGCAAATAAGAACAAATCAATAAGACTTGTTGCAAAATTCCCTACTATTGTTGCAGCTTTACACCGTGCAAGTTATGGCGAAAAACCCATTGAACCAAATGAGGAACTGTCCCATGGTGCTAACTTCCTTTACATGCTCACAGGCAAGATTCCAACAGAACTTGAAGCTGAAGCAATGGAAAAGGACCTTATACTGAGTGCAGAGCATGAATTGAACCCCTCGACGTTCGCTTTGAGAATTGCAGCATCAACCCTCTCAGACCTCTATTCGGCTGTTATATGCGGCCTTTGTACCCTAAAAGGACCTTTACATGGTGGTGCCAGAAAGGGTGTGATGGATATGCTTGATGAAGTTGGCAGTATAGAGAACGCACAGAGTTACGTTCTTGAAAAACTTGAAAATAAAGAGAAGATAATGGGTTTTGGTCACCGTGTCTACAAGACATATGATCCAAGAGCAAGGATATACAAGGATGTAGCCAAAAGATTGGCCATCGAAAATGGTGATTCTTCCTGGTTTGATATGGCAGAAAGAATAGAGCATATTCTTTACCATGAATTCATAGAACTTCGGGGAAAAACAATCTACCCTAATGTAGATTTCTATTCGGCTGTTGTGTATAAATATTTGGACATCCCTGCTGAACTTGCAACTTCTATATTCGCAATCGGAAGGGTTTCAGGATGGATGGCCCACTGCATGGAACAATATGCAGATAACAAGGTTATCAGGCCAAGGGCAAATTTTGTCTGA
- a CDS encoding SRPBCC domain-containing protein, whose amino-acid sequence MHKICTDIIIEAPINEVWDLLTDFEGFDRWNPFITSIKGKLEPGSKLDVYMQPPGMKAINLTPVLTKVEPVHEYRWMGNLWVKGIFDGEHVFRIEELENDRTRFIQCERFRGILANFILHFIGEKTRMGFENMNNNLKNECEK is encoded by the coding sequence ATGCATAAGATTTGTACTGATATCATAATTGAAGCTCCTATTAATGAGGTCTGGGACCTCCTAACAGATTTTGAAGGTTTTGATCGCTGGAATCCATTTATCACAAGTATAAAAGGAAAACTTGAACCTGGTTCAAAGCTAGATGTTTATATGCAGCCACCTGGCATGAAAGCTATTAACTTAACTCCTGTTCTAACAAAAGTAGAGCCTGTGCATGAGTACAGGTGGATGGGCAATTTGTGGGTCAAAGGGATATTTGACGGTGAACATGTCTTTAGGATCGAAGAACTTGAAAATGATAGGACACGATTCATACAGTGTGAAAGGTTTAGAGGTATCCTTGCAAATTTCATACTACATTTTATTGGTGAAAAAACCCGAATGGGTTTTGAAAATATGAACAATAACCTGAAAAATGAATGTGAGAAATAA